In Deltaproteobacteria bacterium, the sequence GCCCGCGACCATCGGCTTGTGCGAGACGCCGAGGCCGAGCACGAGCCGGCCGCCCGTCAGCTCCGCGACGGAGTGTTGGATCGCGTTCATCGCCATCGGGTCGCGCGCGTAGATGTTCGCGATGCCCGTCGCGAACACGAGCTTCTTCGTGTGGTTCGCGAGATGGCAGATCAGCGCGAAGGGATCGCGCGCGACGGCCTCGGGCGTCCACAGCGCGCTGTAGCCGAGGCTCTCGATCTCGGCGGCGAACTCCGCGGCCTTCGCAGCCGGATACGAGTCGATCGAGGTCCAGACACCGAGCTTTCCGAGAATCTCCGCGTTGCGCGCGACCATGAGCGTTCCTTCGTGCATGAGATGTGAGGCGCGCGACTCTACTGCGGGCGCATTGCGAAGTGCAGCGCGCGCGGTCGTCGTGCAAGATCGCGCGGTGCGCCGCGCTCTCCTCGTCATCGCTCTCGCCGCCGTCGCGGCGCCGCTCGGGTGGCACGCGAGCGATCGCGTCGAACAGAACGACGCGTTCTGCACCGCGTGCCATCTCCCGACGGGCGCGCCGCTGCACGAGGAGAACGCGCGCGACTTCGCGGCGCGGCCCGCGGTCTCGCTCGCGGTCGCGCACGCCATAGCCGGAAACGAGGCGCGCGCAGACGGCGCGTTCCGCTGCATCGACTGCCACGGCGGCACGGGCTTCGCGGGCCGCGCGCGCGTGAAGCTGCTCTCGCTGCGCGACGCCGCGATCTACCTCACGGGCCGCTTCGACGAGCCGCACGGCATGACGTGGCCGCTGCGCGACGAGGACTGCCGCAGCTGCCACGCCGAATTCGCGAGCGAGGGCGCTGCGTCCGAGAGCTGGGAGGCGGCGCCATTTCACTCGCTCGCGGTGCACAACCGCGAGCTCGGCGTGGACTGTGTGGAGTGTCACGTCGCGCACGAGCGCGGCGGGCTCGCAGATCGCAACTTCTTGCACCCCGAACCGGTGCGCGCGCAGTGCGCGCGATGTCATCCTGAGTTCGAGGAGGAGACAGGCTCATGAGATTCTCTGCATTCACCGCAGGCCTCGCGCTCGCCACGAGCGCGTACGCGTATCCGGGCGGCACGCCCGACTGGCAGACCGACGCCGCGCCCTACTGCGCGAGCTGTCACTCCTCCGCGAACGCCGACATGATGAACGGCGCGCCGCCCGAGCGCGCGCAGAAGGAGCTCGCGGCGAACAAGCACATCGCGTTGATCCAGGCCGGCGAGGGCGGCTATCAGGCGCTGAGCGCGGCCGAGCGCGCGCTGCTCGCCGAGCACGTGCGCGCGGTCGACGCGAACACGAGCGTGAGGATCGAGTCGCCACCGAAGGTCGCGATCAACGGCGAGCTGCGCGTCTCGGTGGGCGTGACGGGCGGCGCAGGCCCCGTGGTCGGCGTCGCGCTCGTCGACACGCCGCAGCGCTGGCTCGCGCGCCCGGCGACGGCGGTGGGTTGGTTCGTGTCGCAGGAGCCGCAGATCCTCGGCCAAGACTTCCAGCAGCAAACGGACTGGCTCGCGAAACGGCCGCTCTCGCTGATGCGAAATCTCGCTTACGTGAACGTCACCGGCCTGCGCTCGGACGCGGTGAAAGCGGACTGGGCGCGCGCGCAGGTGGTGTGGACGCTGCGCGCGCCGAGCCGGCCAGGGAAGTATCCGCTCGCCGCGGCGCTCTGGTACGGCACCGAGAAGGCTTCGCCGCTCGGCGTGGTCACCGATCCGATTCGCGGGCGCATGCTGCGCGGCGGCGTCGCGGGGCACTCGGGCCGAATCTTGTTCAGCACTCCGCTCAGCATCGAGGTCACGGTCAAGTAATGCGCGCCACACTCGCGACTTTGCTCTCGTTCGTGATCGTCGCCTCGCTCACCGCTTGCGGTGGCGACGACGAGACGCCGCCTCCGGTCGCGCGCGAGAGGCAGGCGCCTCCGCCGCCGCCCGGCGTCGAGGCCGTCGACGATGCGCGCCTCGTGGCCGCCGGCGGCGAGAAGGAAAGCTGGCTGACCTACGGCCGCACGTACGACGAGCAGCGCTACTCGCCGCTCGCGCAGATCGACGCCGAGAACGTCGCGCAGCTCGGCCTCGCGTTCTCGTACGACACGCACACGACGCGCGGCCTCGAGGCGACGCCGATCGTGGTGGGGGGCGTGATCTACACGACCGGCTCGTGGTCGATCGTGTACGCGGTCGACGCGAAGACGGGCAAAGAGATCTGGCGCTACGACCCGCAGGTGCCGGGCGAGTTCGGCCCGAAGGCGTGCTGCGACGTCGTGAACCGCGGCGTCGCGGTCTACAAGGGCAAGGTCTACGTGGGCGCGCTCGACGGCCGCCTGATCGCGCTCGACGCGAAGACCGGCATTCCCGCGTGGGAGAAACTCACGGTCGACCAGAGCAAGCCCTACACGGTCACGATGGCGCCGCGAGTTGTTAAGGGGAAGGTGATCATCGGCAACGGCGGCGCCGAGCTCGGCGTGCGCGGCTACGTCTCGGCCTACGACGCCGAGAGCGGCGAGCTCGTCTGGCGCTTCTACACCGTGCCGGGCGATCCGAAGCAGCCGCAGGAGAACCCCGCGCTCGACAAGGCGCTGCCGACGTGGACGGGCGACGTGTGGCATCAGGTCGGCGGCGGCGGAACGGTGTGGGACGCGATCGCGTTCGATCCCGAGCTCGACCTGCTGTACGTCGGCACGGGCAACGGCTCGCCGTGGAGCCGCCACATCCGCAGCCCGCAGGGCGGCGACAACCTCTACGTGTGCTCGATCCTCGCGCTGCGGCCGGACACGGGCGAGCTCGTGTGGCACTACCAGACCACGCCGGCCGATACGTGGGACTACACGTCCACGCAGCACATCATGCTCGCGGACCTCGAGATCGGCGGCGCCGCGCGCAAGGTGCTGATGCAAGCGCCGAAGAACGGCTTCTTCTACGTGCTCGACCGCGCGACGGGCGAGCTGATCTCCGCCGAGGACTACGTCGAGGTGACGTGGGCGACGGGCATCGACAAGGCGACGGGACGCCCGATCGAGGCCCCCGGCGCGGACTACCGCGAGAACTCGGTGGTCGTGCGCCCGTCGACGCTCGGCGGTCACAACTGGCAGCCGATGTCGTTCAACCCGGAGCTTGGCCTCGTCTACATCCCGGCCAACGACATTCCCTGGGCGTTCGGCGTCGACGAGGATTTCCGTCACAAGCCCGGTCAGTGGAACCTCGGCGTCTCCGCGAAGATCGCCTCGGAGATGCCGCGCGACATCGTGTCTGGCCGCCTGATCGCGTGGGATCCCGTGGGTCAGAAGAAGGTGTGGGAAGTGCCGTATCCGGAGGCGTGGAACGGCGGAACGCTCGCGACCGCGGGCGGCCTCGTGTTCCAAGGCACCGCGCACGGAACCTTTGCGGCGTACGACGCGGCGAGCGGGAAGAAGCTGTGGGAGATGGCCGCGGGCACCGGCGTGATGGCCGGCCCGACCAGCTACGAGCTCGACGGCGAGCAGTACGTCGCCGTGATGGCGGGCTGGGGCGGCGCGTTCGGGCTCGCCGGCGGCGATGCGGCGGCGTCGGCGCACGAGCTCGCGGGCAAGAATCAGAACGATGGCCGCCTGCTCGTCTTCAAGCTCGGCGGCACGGCGCAGATCCCGGTCACCGCGGCGATCGCGCGCGAGGTCGCGGCGATCGCGGGCGATCTCGACCCCGAGAAGGTGAAGCTCGGGACCTACGCGTATCACACGTGGTGCTGGGAGTGTCACGGCATCGGCGGCGTCGCGGGCGGCGTGCTGCCGGATCTGCGCACCTCCACTCTCTTCTTCTCCGACGCGCTGGAGCCGATCGTGTTCGAAGGCTCGCTGGCCGCGAAGGGCATGCCGAACTTGTCGGCGTGGGTGACGAAGGAGGATCTCGAGCTGATCCGCATCTACATCACCGCGAAGCGCAACGAGCTCGCCGCGAAGCAGGCGGGCGGCGCAGCGCCTGCGCCGAGCACAGACGCGGCGCCCGCTGCGGCCGGAGGCCGATAACGAGATGAAGCTGCCCGCGCTCCCGCCGGTCGAGTCCGTCGACTTATCAGGGATCGATTTCTGGCTGCGCCCGGTCGCGGAGCGCGAAGCCGCCTTCGCGTCGCTCCGCAAGCACAAGCCGGTTTCGTTCCACCAGGAGTTCGAGCCGCCTCCGGGCGCGCCGTTCCCGCGCGGGCCGGGTTATTGGGCGATCACGAAGCACCGCGACATTCTCGAAGTGAGCCGTACGCCCGAGGTGTTCTGCTCCGGCAAGGGCACGAACATCATGGACCTGCCGCCGCAGTTCAACGAGTTCTTCGGCTCGATGATCAACATGGACGACCCGCGGCACGGCCGGCTGCGGCGCATCGTCTCGCGCGGCTTCACTCCGCGCGCGCTCGGTCGCCTCGAGCCGCTCGTGCAGAAGCGCGCGCAGCAGACGATCGACCGCGTGATCGACCGCGGCGAGTGCGACTTCGTCACCGACATCGCCGCGCCGCTCCCGCTCGAGCTCGTGTGCGACTTGATGGGCATCCCCGAGAGCGAGACGGCGAGCGTCTTCGCGCACACCAACGTGATCCTCGGTCTCGGCGACCCGGAGTACGTGAAGCCGGGCACGAGCCCGATCGTCGCGGCGCTCACCTCGGGCAAAGCGCTCGCGGATCTGATGAACGAGCTGGCGCAGCACAAAGCTGGCAAGGGCGCCGACGACCTGACGACCGCGCTGCTCGACGCCGAGGTCGACGGCGAGACGCTCACGCACCAGGAGCTCGCCTCCTTCTTCGTGCTGCTCGTCGTCGCCGGCAACGAAACCACGCGCAACGCGATCAGTCACGGCATGAAGGCGCTCTTCGACAACCCCGACCAGCGCCGCAAGTGGGCCGCCGACTTCGATCGCCACGTCGACACCGCCGTGGAAGAGATCGTGCGCTGGGCCTCGCCCGTGATCCACTTCCGCCGCACCGCGACGTGCGACACCGAGTTATCAGGGCAGCCGATCAAGGCCGGCGACAAAGTCGTGATGTGGTACGCCAGCGGCAACCGCGACGAAGACGCGTTCGCGCGCCCCTACGACTTCGACATCGCGCGCACGCCCAACGAGCACGTCGGCTTCGGCGGCCCCGGCCCGCACTTCTGCCTCGGCGCCCAGCTCGCCCGCCGCGAAATGCGCGTGATGTTCCGCGAGATCTTCCGCCGCCTGCCCGACCTCCAAATCAAGAGCGAGCCGGAGATGCTGCGGAGCAACTTCATCCATGGGATCAAGCGGATGAAGTGCGCGTGGGGGAAGCGGGCGAGTTGAAAATCGCGACGGAGGCGAGTCCGACGCTCCGCCTTCTAGAGGAAGGGGCAATGCATGCGCTTGCGCATGCCGCGAGGCTTCTAGAGGACGCGGCGCTACTGCACTCCGCCGCTCGCTACTCCAGCGCGTTCCACCTGGCCGTGATGGCGCGAGAGGAACTTGGGAGAAGCCATCTACTCGAAGCGCAGGCGGCGGATGTTCGCGAACGCGGAGGCGAAGTCGATCTGGCCGAGTTGGCCAAGAAGCTCCGCCACCACGAGCAAAAGCTCGCTGCCGGAATCGCAACGTTCGAGCTCGAGATACCGGCCAGTCAAATGGAGGAACGTACGGCGGCGTTGGCCTCCGGGGATCAGGGCCGGATCCGAGCGGCGCAAGCGGTAGTTCGCGCCCATGTCGAGAAGACCAAGGAACGCGCTCCACGAGAACTCCATCGCCGCTGCTTGAGATCCCAGTACGTGGAGTTGAACGCCGCGCGGGACGGTTGGGAGCTGCCGACCAGCTTTACCAGCGAAGAGAGTCGCGTCTTGATCATCACGGTTACCGCCGAGATCGCGAACGTCCTACTCGCTGTGCGAGAACTTTCCGTGGTCTCGGCGATCGCGATCCCCGACATGGGTCTGTTCACGGCGGCGATCCACCGACTACTCAATGAGCCAACGGCGTAAGTGCGAACCCACCCCTACCGCATCATCCTCTGGGGCACCGGCTTCGTCGGCGGGGCGGTGCTGCGCGCGCTCGCGGGGCACTCCGGGTTCGAGGTCGTCGCGGTGATCGTGAACGATCCCGCGAAGGACCGGCGCGACATCGGGGAGCTGTTAGGCACGGGGCGGACGGGCATCGTGGCGACGCGTGACGCGGCGCGGGCGCTCGCGATCGAGGCGGACGCGGTCGCGTACTTCGGGCCGAACGGGATGCACGCCGAGGCGAACCTGCGCAACGTCACCGCGGCGCTGCGTGCGGGGAAGAACGTGGTGGACACGACGACCGGCGCGCTGCAGAACCCGGAGCGCGCGCCGGCGCCGCTGCGCGAGGCGATCGAGGCGGCGTGCCGCGAAGGCGGCGTCTCGTTCTTCTCGACGGGCATCGACCCCGGCTTCGGCAACGACCTCCTGCCCCTCACGTTGTTAGGGCTGTGCGGACAAGCCGAGAGCGTCCACGCGACCGAGTTCATCGTGGGCGGCGATTATCCGGACCAAGCCAGCCTGCGCATGATGGGCCTCATGTCGGACATGAGCGCGCCGCCGCTGCTCACCGCGATGCCGGGGCTGATGACGCAGATCTGGGGCGCGCCGCTCTACACGATCGCGGAGGCGATGGGCGTGGCCGTGGAGTCGACGCGCGAGCACTACGAGCGCTGGGGCACGGACGTGGCGCTCGAGTTCCCGCTCGGGCGCGTGGAGCCGGGGCAGTGCGCGGCGCATCGCATCCGCCTCGAGGGCATCGTCCTCGGCGAGCCGCGCATCGTGATCGATCACGTGCACCGCATGGTCGAAGGCGCCGCGCCCGAGTGGCCGAAGCCGCACCTGCACCCCGCGCACGCGAACCGCGTCGTGATTCGCGGCCAACCGAACATCGAGCTCGAAGCGCTGATCGAGAGCGCGGACAGCGCGAGCAGCAACGCGGGCGGCTGCCTCGCGACGGGTATGCGCGCGATCAACGCGATCCCCTCGGTGTGCGCCGCGCCGCCGGGCATCGTGTCGCCGCTCGATCTGCCGCTGATCGCGCTGCCGGGCACGCTGCGCGCGCGGACGGCGTGGGGTGGTTGACATCCCCAAGTCGGGAAAACCAGCAGCAGGGCATGGACCATTCCGAATCGCTCGGCATCATGCCGCGCGCAGCCCCTGGTGCCGTGGATTCGCACATATGGATCAGCGTTACGACCGCCGCCGCGCAGCGCGCATTCCGACTCGCTTCGTCGCGACCTACTCCTCGCAGTGCCGGGAGGGCACGGGCCTCCTCAAGAACGTCTCACGCACCGGCGCGCTCATCGAGACGAAGCAGGTCGTGCGCGCGATCGGCGCCGCGGTGCGCGCCGAGGTCGTGGTAGGCGACGACCACCGCGTGAGCGTCAGCGGAGTCGTCGCGCGCTTCGACGAGCGCGAGTTCGCGATTCGCTTCGACGGCGTGACTGCAGAGCTGCTCGAGTTGCTGCATGCATTAGGCGTCGGGGAAGAAGACACCGGCGTGCGCTGAAGCCTCGCCGCGGTCGGCCCACGGCGCACGGGACAGCGCGACGACCGCACCCGCGCGGCTCGCCTGCACGAGCGCGACGACCGCGGGCTCCGCGGACTCGTCGCCGCCTGCCGCAGCGCAAGCCTCCGCGAAGCTCGCTCCGCGTATCAGCGCGCGGAGCGCATCGGCGCCGCGCGGATCGAGCGCGTCCGTAACGACGAGGCCCGCCGCGCGCACCACGAGAGAGTCAGCGCGCGAGCGCCTCGGCAGCGGCGGCTTCTCGCCGAGAGCGACCGCACGCACGCAAGGCGCCACATCGTGGCTGCA encodes:
- a CDS encoding PQQ-dependent dehydrogenase, methanol/ethanol family, producing MRATLATLLSFVIVASLTACGGDDETPPPVARERQAPPPPPGVEAVDDARLVAAGGEKESWLTYGRTYDEQRYSPLAQIDAENVAQLGLAFSYDTHTTRGLEATPIVVGGVIYTTGSWSIVYAVDAKTGKEIWRYDPQVPGEFGPKACCDVVNRGVAVYKGKVYVGALDGRLIALDAKTGIPAWEKLTVDQSKPYTVTMAPRVVKGKVIIGNGGAELGVRGYVSAYDAESGELVWRFYTVPGDPKQPQENPALDKALPTWTGDVWHQVGGGGTVWDAIAFDPELDLLYVGTGNGSPWSRHIRSPQGGDNLYVCSILALRPDTGELVWHYQTTPADTWDYTSTQHIMLADLEIGGAARKVLMQAPKNGFFYVLDRATGELISAEDYVEVTWATGIDKATGRPIEAPGADYRENSVVVRPSTLGGHNWQPMSFNPELGLVYIPANDIPWAFGVDEDFRHKPGQWNLGVSAKIASEMPRDIVSGRLIAWDPVGQKKVWEVPYPEAWNGGTLATAGGLVFQGTAHGTFAAYDAASGKKLWEMAAGTGVMAGPTSYELDGEQYVAVMAGWGGAFGLAGGDAAASAHELAGKNQNDGRLLVFKLGGTAQIPVTAAIAREVAAIAGDLDPEKVKLGTYAYHTWCWECHGIGGVAGGVLPDLRTSTLFFSDALEPIVFEGSLAAKGMPNLSAWVTKEDLELIRIYITAKRNELAAKQAGGAAPAPSTDAAPAAAGGR
- a CDS encoding cytochrome P450; this encodes MKLPALPPVESVDLSGIDFWLRPVAEREAAFASLRKHKPVSFHQEFEPPPGAPFPRGPGYWAITKHRDILEVSRTPEVFCSGKGTNIMDLPPQFNEFFGSMINMDDPRHGRLRRIVSRGFTPRALGRLEPLVQKRAQQTIDRVIDRGECDFVTDIAAPLPLELVCDLMGIPESETASVFAHTNVILGLGDPEYVKPGTSPIVAALTSGKALADLMNELAQHKAGKGADDLTTALLDAEVDGETLTHQELASFFVLLVVAGNETTRNAISHGMKALFDNPDQRRKWAADFDRHVDTAVEEIVRWASPVIHFRRTATCDTELSGQPIKAGDKVVMWYASGNRDEDAFARPYDFDIARTPNEHVGFGGPGPHFCLGAQLARREMRVMFREIFRRLPDLQIKSEPEMLRSNFIHGIKRMKCAWGKRAS
- a CDS encoding AbiV family abortive infection protein, with the translated sequence MHALAHAARLLEDAALLHSAARYSSAFHLAVMAREELGRSHLLEAQAADVRERGGEVDLAELAKKLRHHEQKLAAGIATFELEIPASQMEERTAALASGDQGRIRAAQAVVRAHVEKTKERAPRELHRRCLRSQYVELNAARDGWELPTSFTSEESRVLIITVTAEIANVLLAVRELSVVSAIAIPDMGLFTAAIHRLLNEPTA
- a CDS encoding dihydrodipicolinate reductase, producing the protein MRTHPYRIILWGTGFVGGAVLRALAGHSGFEVVAVIVNDPAKDRRDIGELLGTGRTGIVATRDAARALAIEADAVAYFGPNGMHAEANLRNVTAALRAGKNVVDTTTGALQNPERAPAPLREAIEAACREGGVSFFSTGIDPGFGNDLLPLTLLGLCGQAESVHATEFIVGGDYPDQASLRMMGLMSDMSAPPLLTAMPGLMTQIWGAPLYTIAEAMGVAVESTREHYERWGTDVALEFPLGRVEPGQCAAHRIRLEGIVLGEPRIVIDHVHRMVEGAAPEWPKPHLHPAHANRVVIRGQPNIELEALIESADSASSNAGGCLATGMRAINAIPSVCAAPPGIVSPLDLPLIALPGTLRARTAWGG
- a CDS encoding PilZ domain-containing protein, whose protein sequence is MDQRYDRRRAARIPTRFVATYSSQCREGTGLLKNVSRTGALIETKQVVRAIGAAVRAEVVVGDDHRVSVSGVVARFDEREFAIRFDGVTAELLELLHALGVGEEDTGVR